A genomic stretch from Candidatus Nitrotoga arctica includes:
- a CDS encoding chemotaxis protein CheA: MNDFAGMEELMQDFLTEASELLSDVDSKLIDLEKQPHDRDLLNIIFRGFHTIKGGAGFLNATELVTLCHLTENLFDNLRNGELVLNADLMDAIFAATGEVRQMFDALAQYRQPEAAPPHLISALHAALNGEAVVTQTVAPQVAVLESAADNSLSSSVASQDWNVLYQALVGTSPVQVQAGSDAGLASPSPAATQAPAGNVEASLPEARSFGRRGNDIPGNKAPAAGRRENEAGKDNTIRVDTDRLDQVLNLSGEIGLTKNRLTHLRTDILQGRSDAATLLALDESVSQLDMLVVNLQNAVMKTRMQPIGRLFNKYPRLARDLARQLGKDVELVLSGEETEIDKTMIEDLNDPLVHLIRNAVDHGVESSEQRAAVGKTAKSLVHLSAQQEGDHIIIRITDDGKGMRPEVIRNKAIEKGLINAESVSSLDDEQSLGLILLPGFSTKDEISSVSGRGVGMDVVKTNIEKLSGKISITSVPGKGSEFTISLPLTLAILPVLLLRLCNQSFAVPLSLVREILSVPPSDLQQIAGKATMVVRGEVLPVLSLASLIGWEQTDKPEVGVLMQIEKNSFILSADGFAGHDDVVIKSLDTFRPKGVAGVTMSSEGEIILILDIKELLGELCR; encoded by the coding sequence ATGAATGATTTCGCGGGCATGGAAGAGTTAATGCAGGATTTTTTAACAGAAGCATCTGAGCTGTTGTCTGATGTCGACAGTAAGCTGATTGACTTGGAAAAGCAGCCTCATGATCGCGACCTGCTCAATATCATCTTTCGTGGCTTTCACACCATCAAGGGTGGCGCTGGATTCTTGAATGCGACGGAGCTGGTTACGTTATGTCATCTCACAGAAAATCTGTTTGATAATCTGCGCAACGGTGAGTTAGTTCTGAATGCGGATCTAATGGACGCGATTTTTGCAGCGACAGGAGAGGTCAGGCAGATGTTTGACGCATTAGCACAATACAGGCAACCAGAAGCCGCCCCGCCTCACCTGATTTCCGCACTGCACGCCGCCTTGAATGGAGAAGCGGTTGTAACTCAGACTGTTGCACCGCAGGTGGCTGTGCTCGAATCTGCGGCTGATAATTCTCTATCTTCATCAGTGGCTAGTCAAGACTGGAATGTTTTGTATCAGGCCTTGGTGGGTACTTCACCCGTTCAAGTTCAGGCTGGATCTGATGCGGGGCTAGCTTCTCCTTCTCCAGCCGCAACACAGGCGCCTGCAGGTAACGTGGAAGCGTCATTGCCAGAAGCTCGTTCGTTTGGCCGACGTGGCAACGATATTCCAGGAAATAAAGCTCCAGCTGCCGGGCGCCGCGAAAATGAGGCGGGTAAGGACAATACAATTCGTGTTGATACTGACCGGCTGGATCAAGTGCTCAATCTTTCTGGTGAAATTGGATTGACCAAAAATCGCCTGACCCATTTACGCACTGACATTCTGCAAGGGCGATCTGACGCGGCCACATTGCTTGCATTAGATGAGTCGGTCAGTCAGCTCGATATGCTGGTGGTGAATTTGCAAAATGCGGTGATGAAGACGCGTATGCAACCTATCGGCCGCCTTTTCAATAAATATCCTCGTTTGGCGCGCGATTTGGCGCGTCAGCTGGGTAAGGATGTTGAGTTGGTGTTGTCCGGTGAAGAGACCGAGATCGATAAAACCATGATTGAGGATCTTAACGATCCGCTGGTGCACTTGATTCGCAATGCGGTGGATCACGGCGTGGAAAGTTCGGAACAGCGCGCGGCGGTGGGTAAGACAGCAAAGAGCTTAGTGCATTTAAGTGCTCAACAGGAGGGAGATCACATCATCATTAGGATAACCGATGATGGCAAGGGCATGCGTCCCGAGGTGATCCGCAACAAGGCCATCGAGAAGGGCTTGATCAATGCGGAATCTGTGAGCAGCCTGGATGATGAACAAAGCTTAGGTTTGATTTTACTCCCAGGGTTTTCAACTAAAGATGAGATTTCCAGTGTGTCCGGTCGTGGGGTTGGCATGGATGTAGTGAAAACCAACATTGAGAAATTGAGTGGCAAAATCAGTATTACATCGGTGCCGGGTAAGGGTAGTGAGTTCACCATTTCATTGCCACTTACATTGGCGATTCTGCCAGTGCTGCTACTACGCTTGTGCAATCAATCATTTGCTGTGCCGCTGTCATTGGTGCGGGAGATTTTATCGGTTCCACCGAGTGATTTGCAACAGATAGCTGGCAAAGCCACCATGGTGGTGCGCGGTGAGGTCCTGCCGGTGCTTTCATTGGCCAGTTTGATTGGCTGGGAGCAGACTGATAAACCTGAAGTGGGTGTGTTGATGCAGATTGAAAAAAACAGTTTCATCCTCTCGGCAGATGGCTTTGCCGGACACGATGATGTGGTGATCAAATCATTGGATACTTTCCGGCCAAAGGGAGTAGCAGGTGTGACGATGTCCAGCGAGGGTGAGATTATATTAATTTTGGATATCAAAGAATTGCTTGGTGAGCTATGCAGATGA
- a CDS encoding chemotaxis protein, with amino-acid sequence MSELLRNIDGRTKLAGTNKLEILMFTLGLDNRTGRCEIFGINVFKVREVMRVPAITHAPEMPDSVEGMVSLRGVLVPVIDLAKYTGVQTDVKPGIMVVTEYNGHTQGFLVDAVDTILRLDWASMRVPPEMLNAQMGGLVTAVTELADGRLVMMMDVEKVLAETGHFNDDLALKAVKPIGVSDRTVFFADDSAVARKQIVSTLEAMQVNHLSAINGRKAWEELQRIASYAESAGLPVSDMVQVILTDVEMPEMDGYMLTRLIKEDKRFANIPVLMHSSLSSESNQQLGKAVGVDEYVPKFEPHKLSQTLARLLTRNGKD; translated from the coding sequence ATGTCTGAATTGCTTAGAAATATTGATGGACGCACCAAGCTGGCAGGTACCAACAAGTTGGAAATTTTGATGTTCACGCTTGGTTTGGACAATCGCACGGGACGTTGCGAAATATTTGGTATCAATGTGTTCAAGGTGCGTGAGGTGATGCGTGTACCGGCCATTACTCATGCGCCAGAAATGCCGGACTCAGTGGAAGGCATGGTAAGTTTGCGTGGAGTGTTGGTGCCAGTAATTGATTTGGCAAAATACACTGGCGTGCAGACTGACGTTAAACCAGGAATTATGGTGGTCACTGAATACAATGGGCACACTCAGGGCTTTTTGGTCGATGCAGTGGATACCATTTTGCGCCTCGATTGGGCCTCTATGAGGGTGCCACCAGAAATGCTTAATGCCCAAATGGGAGGATTGGTGACTGCCGTCACAGAGTTGGCCGATGGGCGGTTGGTGATGATGATGGATGTGGAAAAAGTGTTGGCTGAAACCGGACATTTTAATGATGACCTTGCACTGAAGGCTGTTAAGCCCATAGGTGTGTCTGATCGCACGGTGTTTTTTGCTGATGATTCCGCAGTGGCGCGTAAGCAGATTGTCAGCACATTAGAGGCAATGCAAGTAAATCATCTTTCTGCTATTAATGGTCGCAAGGCGTGGGAAGAATTGCAAAGGATTGCTAGTTATGCCGAATCGGCGGGGTTACCTGTAAGCGATATGGTGCAAGTTATCCTCACCGACGTAGAAATGCCTGAAATGGACGGCTACATGCTTACGCGCCTGATCAAGGAAGACAAACGCTTTGCCAACATCCCGGTGTTGATGCATTCGTCGCTCTCCAGCGAGTCCAATCAGCAACTCGGCAAGGCGGTCGGGGTGGATGAGTACGTACCCAAATTTGAACCGCATAAGCTTTCGCAGACGCTCGCTCGCCTGCTGACCAGAAACGGAAAGGACTGA
- a CDS encoding methyl-accepting chemotaxis protein, with translation MKNISISKKLILLLALPLIGLIIFAAINAQLSYGQWRSLTQTEALMNFAVAIGDASHQLQIERGATAGFVQSKGERFANDLPGYRAETDQKLVLLKSSYTHLNATSMPTSLRTTVEAAMSKLDGLKDNRDAASQFRITAPEAAGYYTKTVATLLEIMPVITEQASDLQVAKQMTAYLAFLYAKERTGQERALMVPVFTANKIEPAQYRTFIGHISAQQTHLDTFVNYATDEARAFYKSKMTGSYVDEVEAMRKVVIEKVAVGDFGIEPTKWFNSITAKINGMKEVENMLAERIRASSAAAAASARTAFMASAIFGLLAILVTVMAGMFIVRSIASELHSLRETIALIQSDNDLTHRIVVEGENEIAETGNSFNLLIGSMQVIINNVIESSKQVRQSTTQLSAASLKITHSSQSQNEAAASTAAAVEQMTVSISEVAATAADVHKLSEQSLQQTKQGNQSAEVMILEIASIEKAVNQIAASVGDFVQSARTIASMTQQVKDIADQTNLLALNAAIEAARAGEQGRGFAVVADEVRKLAEKSAQSAREIDKVTSTLDVQSGNVEKAIEHGLQSLKSTQQQINTVSSMLVQAGASVTNVSSGVSTIAASVDEQSKGSHEIARHVENIAQMAEENYAAIEHVGQDILRLEKLAEDMEAAVAHFKV, from the coding sequence ATGAAAAATATTTCTATATCAAAAAAATTGATACTTTTACTGGCTCTGCCGCTTATTGGGCTGATTATTTTCGCGGCCATTAATGCTCAACTAAGTTATGGGCAGTGGAGAAGTCTGACGCAAACCGAAGCATTGATGAACTTTGCTGTTGCTATAGGTGACGCTTCGCATCAGCTGCAAATTGAACGCGGTGCCACGGCTGGTTTTGTTCAGTCCAAAGGAGAGCGATTTGCCAATGATCTACCGGGATATCGCGCAGAAACGGATCAAAAGTTAGTGCTGCTCAAGAGCAGTTATACCCATCTGAATGCGACTAGTATGCCCACTTCTCTCCGCACTACGGTGGAGGCCGCAATGAGCAAACTGGATGGTCTTAAAGATAACCGCGATGCAGCTTCACAGTTCAGAATCACCGCGCCGGAGGCTGCCGGTTATTACACCAAGACCGTCGCCACTCTGCTTGAAATAATGCCGGTAATCACTGAGCAGGCCAGCGATTTGCAGGTAGCCAAACAAATGACGGCATACCTTGCTTTTCTGTACGCTAAGGAACGTACCGGACAGGAGCGCGCGTTAATGGTACCGGTATTTACAGCCAACAAAATTGAACCGGCACAGTATCGGACTTTCATTGGTCACATCTCCGCGCAGCAGACGCATCTGGATACTTTTGTTAATTATGCGACCGATGAGGCTCGCGCATTTTACAAAAGCAAGATGACTGGTTCATATGTGGATGAAGTGGAAGCCATGCGCAAGGTAGTGATAGAAAAAGTGGCTGTGGGTGATTTTGGTATTGAGCCAACCAAGTGGTTTAACAGCATTACAGCCAAAATAAATGGCATGAAAGAAGTTGAAAATATGCTTGCCGAGCGCATACGAGCATCCTCTGCTGCTGCTGCAGCCAGTGCTCGCACGGCTTTCATGGCCAGTGCGATATTCGGCTTGTTGGCTATCCTGGTGACCGTGATGGCGGGAATGTTTATCGTCAGAAGTATTGCTTCCGAATTGCATTCTTTGCGGGAAACGATTGCCCTTATTCAGAGCGACAATGATCTCACGCACCGCATCGTGGTAGAAGGCGAGAATGAAATTGCCGAGACGGGTAATTCCTTCAATCTTCTGATTGGCAGTATGCAGGTAATTATTAATAATGTGATCGAAAGTTCCAAGCAGGTTCGTCAGAGTACTACTCAGCTTTCAGCAGCCTCTCTGAAAATTACTCACAGTTCACAGTCGCAGAATGAGGCAGCAGCTTCTACAGCTGCTGCGGTGGAACAGATGACGGTGAGTATTTCGGAAGTGGCGGCGACTGCTGCAGATGTGCATAAGCTTTCCGAGCAAAGTCTGCAACAAACCAAGCAAGGTAATCAAAGCGCAGAAGTCATGATTCTCGAAATCGCCAGCATTGAAAAAGCGGTGAATCAGATTGCAGCATCGGTCGGTGATTTTGTGCAAAGCGCGCGAACCATTGCCAGTATGACTCAACAAGTTAAGGATATCGCCGACCAAACCAATCTGTTGGCGCTGAATGCGGCGATTGAAGCGGCGCGTGCGGGCGAACAAGGGCGAGGTTTTGCGGTGGTGGCGGATGAAGTTCGCAAGCTGGCTGAAAAATCTGCGCAATCGGCCCGTGAAATCGACAAGGTAACCAGCACGTTGGATGTGCAATCCGGCAATGTGGAAAAAGCCATTGAGCATGGCTTGCAGTCCTTGAAGTCTACTCAGCAGCAGATTAACACGGTATCCAGCATGCTGGTCCAGGCGGGTGCTTCGGTAACCAATGTTAGTAGTGGAGTAAGCACTATTGCAGCATCGGTGGATGAGCAAAGCAAGGGCAGCCATGAAATTGCTCGTCATGTCGAAAATATTGCGCAAATGGCGGAAGAGAACTATGCGGCGATCGAGCATGTCGGGCAGGACATATTACGGTTGGAGAAATTGGCTGAAGATATGGAAGCCGCTGTGGCTCACTTTAAGGTGTAA
- the pgeF gene encoding peptidoglycan editing factor PgeF: MNLLEHCIIPDWPAPKNIRTLQTTRNGGISAAPYNSLNLSSNVGDAPLAVARNRMLLEPMLPSEPVWLKQVHGVVVTDAAQAECWPEADACVSTHPGAVCVVMTADCLPVLLCNDKGSVISAVHAGWRGLCDGVIEHTVRAMDVPPNTLMAWLGPAIGPRAFEVGDEVRAEFIGKDQQAAAAFVSDTSGKWFADIYQLAGLRLNALGVTRVYGGGLCTYTDSANFFSYRRDSVTGRMGTFIWLDK, encoded by the coding sequence ATGAACCTGCTTGAACACTGCATTATCCCTGACTGGCCGGCTCCAAAAAATATCAGAACGCTACAAACCACACGCAATGGAGGGATCAGTGCTGCCCCCTATAACAGTCTCAATCTCAGCAGCAACGTAGGCGATGCGCCTTTAGCCGTAGCGCGCAATCGCATGCTGCTGGAACCAATGCTGCCAAGTGAGCCGGTGTGGCTGAAGCAAGTGCATGGTGTGGTAGTAACTGATGCGGCTCAGGCCGAATGTTGGCCCGAGGCCGATGCCTGTGTATCGACACACCCCGGCGCAGTGTGTGTAGTAATGACCGCAGATTGCCTGCCCGTACTGCTGTGCAATGATAAAGGCAGCGTAATCAGCGCAGTACATGCAGGATGGCGTGGATTGTGCGATGGGGTCATTGAACACACCGTGCGTGCCATGGACGTACCTCCTAATACGCTCATGGCCTGGCTTGGACCTGCAATAGGCCCACGAGCTTTCGAAGTAGGCGATGAAGTGCGGGCAGAGTTTATTGGCAAAGATCAACAAGCGGCGGCGGCCTTCGTGTCTGATACATCAGGAAAATGGTTCGCCGACATTTATCAACTCGCAGGTCTGCGCCTGAATGCATTGGGTGTTACGCGTGTATACGGCGGCGGCCTGTGTACCTATACAGACAGCGCAAATTTCTTCTCGTATCGGCGCGATAGTGTGACGGGGAGGATGGGAACATTTATCTGGCTGGATAAGTGA
- the minC gene encoding septum site-determining protein MinC — protein MAREEPAFKLKIANLSLFVLYINTTDMDQLKKQLDMRFNQTQNFFSNTPVALDLSAIANFNLSPDFTGLMSFMLDHGMHATGVVGGSAEQREAAVQAGLGLFPDTIIRPPLKTASIPATAPCITSDAEDNQPELPGLGLAIETGAGEPNNNRILDSDTQLQKPVSQALPTFRPTMIINKPVRTGQRIYAEGANLVVLGVVNAGAELIADGDIHIYAPLRGRAIAGAQGNESARIFMHSLEAELISIAGCFKVFENGIPENLRGKPVQVHLDCSDLIIQPLLS, from the coding sequence ATGGCACGCGAAGAACCGGCATTCAAACTTAAAATTGCCAATCTTTCTTTATTTGTACTCTATATCAATACAACCGATATGGATCAACTAAAAAAACAGTTGGATATGCGTTTTAATCAAACGCAGAATTTCTTCTCCAATACGCCTGTGGCTCTTGATCTCTCTGCTATCGCGAATTTCAACCTATCGCCAGACTTTACCGGTCTGATGTCATTCATGCTGGATCATGGCATGCATGCCACGGGTGTTGTTGGGGGTTCCGCTGAACAGCGTGAAGCCGCTGTACAGGCAGGTTTGGGACTCTTTCCTGACACGATTATCAGACCCCCATTAAAGACGGCATCGATTCCCGCGACAGCCCCATGCATTACCTCTGATGCAGAAGACAATCAACCAGAACTACCAGGATTGGGATTGGCGATAGAAACTGGAGCGGGTGAACCCAATAACAATCGCATCCTAGACTCAGATACCCAACTTCAAAAACCAGTTTCCCAAGCACTGCCCACTTTCCGTCCGACTATGATTATCAACAAACCAGTTCGTACGGGTCAGAGAATCTACGCAGAAGGGGCTAATCTGGTTGTACTGGGTGTTGTCAATGCAGGAGCCGAACTGATTGCTGACGGGGATATTCACATTTACGCCCCATTACGCGGTCGGGCTATCGCGGGTGCTCAAGGTAACGAGAGTGCGCGTATTTTTATGCATAGCTTGGAGGCAGAATTAATTTCTATTGCTGGCTGTTTCAAGGTATTTGAGAACGGTATTCCCGAAAATTTGCGCGGCAAACCCGTTCAGGTGCATCTGGATTGCTCTGATTTGATTATCCAGCCCTTGCTGAGCTAA
- a CDS encoding outer membrane protein assembly factor BamD → MLTACNIFSPKDEKSASAAADSAEGMYAQAMEQINNANYPGAIKLFETLQSRYPYGRYAQQAQMEIAYSYYKQSEPESALSAVERFIKQYPNSSHVDYAYYLKGLVNFDEDLGLFGAGFHPDVSERNSKAPREAFDAFKDLVTRFPNSKYAADSKLRMQYLINALARHETQVASYYLRRGAYVAAVNRANGVLIDFPQAPATREALQVIVQAYDAMGLKDLRDDSQRVLDKNFAKDGVKPVVNPRQWWKFWQS, encoded by the coding sequence ATGCTAACTGCGTGTAATATTTTCTCTCCGAAGGATGAAAAATCCGCTTCCGCGGCAGCGGATTCCGCCGAGGGAATGTACGCTCAGGCCATGGAACAGATAAATAATGCCAATTACCCTGGCGCTATAAAACTATTCGAGACTTTGCAATCTCGATATCCTTATGGCCGTTATGCGCAGCAGGCGCAGATGGAGATTGCATACTCATACTACAAGCAAAGCGAACCGGAATCAGCACTCTCTGCGGTGGAGCGCTTTATTAAGCAGTACCCAAACAGTTCGCACGTGGATTACGCCTATTACTTGAAAGGATTGGTCAATTTCGACGAAGATCTCGGTCTGTTTGGCGCGGGATTTCACCCAGACGTATCCGAGCGTAATTCCAAGGCGCCGCGTGAGGCTTTTGATGCTTTTAAGGATCTGGTTACACGTTTTCCTAACAGCAAATATGCAGCCGATTCAAAATTACGCATGCAATATTTAATTAACGCGTTGGCGCGCCATGAAACGCAAGTTGCAAGTTATTATTTACGCCGCGGAGCCTATGTGGCCGCTGTCAATCGTGCTAATGGCGTACTCATTGATTTTCCGCAGGCTCCGGCTACACGTGAGGCTCTGCAAGTTATAGTGCAGGCCTATGATGCGATGGGACTGAAAGATTTACGCGACGATTCACAGCGTGTGCTAGACAAAAACTTCGCGAAAGATGGTGTTAAGCCAGTTGTCAATCCACGCCAGTGGTGGAAGTTTTGGCAAAGCTGA
- the rluD gene encoding 23S rRNA pseudouridine(1911/1915/1917) synthase RluD, producing MSSRIKVKLWRMAESKKMLSNYTANLSAPNPLTLKTAPLLFKVPDECAGMRLDQVLAKLLPEYSRSRLQDWITQQQVKLDGAATTSKQKVWGGEEIEVILQSNPAEQPYQAEDIELNILFEDNSILIINKLAGLVVHPGSGNWNGTLLNALLHHSPQLSEIPRAGIVHRLDKDTSGLLVVAKTLTAQTALVRQLQARSVQREYYALVYGEVVRAGTVNVPIGRHPTLRTKMAIVEDGKPATTHYTIAERFPGCTLLRCKLETGRTHQIRVHLASIRHPLVGDSVYIKGAQKCAPQLRPLLAVFPRQALHATQLGLEHPTTGEWLEWQAPMPDDITQLLKNIRSTLNEPA from the coding sequence ATGAGCAGCAGAATTAAAGTTAAACTATGGCGCATGGCAGAATCCAAAAAAATGTTATCCAATTATACCGCAAACCTTTCTGCACCCAACCCGCTTACATTGAAGACTGCCCCACTTTTGTTCAAAGTTCCCGACGAATGCGCGGGGATGCGCCTTGATCAGGTATTAGCCAAGCTGCTGCCAGAGTATTCTCGTAGCCGTCTGCAAGACTGGATCACGCAGCAGCAGGTTAAACTCGATGGCGCGGCAACCACTTCCAAACAAAAAGTATGGGGCGGCGAAGAGATAGAAGTCATACTTCAATCGAATCCTGCCGAACAACCTTATCAGGCTGAGGATATCGAGCTAAACATCTTGTTTGAAGATAACAGCATACTCATCATCAACAAACTGGCAGGACTGGTGGTGCATCCAGGTAGTGGAAATTGGAATGGCACTCTGCTCAATGCCTTGCTCCATCATTCGCCGCAACTTTCAGAAATACCGCGCGCCGGCATTGTGCATAGGCTGGACAAGGATACCAGCGGACTGCTGGTCGTTGCAAAAACACTTACTGCGCAGACAGCGCTAGTACGCCAGTTGCAGGCACGTAGCGTACAGCGCGAATACTATGCGCTGGTATATGGCGAAGTGGTACGTGCCGGTACGGTAAATGTACCTATAGGCCGCCATCCTACGCTGCGTACGAAAATGGCAATAGTGGAAGACGGCAAACCTGCAACTACGCATTACACCATAGCGGAGCGTTTCCCCGGCTGCACCCTGCTTCGCTGCAAATTGGAAACCGGGCGCACCCATCAGATCCGCGTTCACCTTGCCTCTATTCGCCATCCGTTGGTTGGCGACTCGGTATATATCAAGGGGGCACAGAAATGCGCACCACAATTACGCCCCCTTTTAGCCGTTTTCCCACGCCAAGCGTTGCATGCGACGCAACTTGGGCTGGAACATCCCACAACGGGTGAATGGTTGGAATGGCAAGCCCCCATGCCAGACGACATAACACAGCTACTAAAAAACATCAGGAGCACATTAAATGAACCTGCTTGA
- the cheY gene encoding chemotaxis response regulator CheY: MKFLVVDDFSTMRRIVRNLLKELGFVNVQEAEDGVDALKKLHSESFNFVVSDWNMPNMTGIDLLIAIRADPTLKHLPVLMVTAEAKRENIIAAAQAGASGYVVKPFTAATLDEKLKKIFLTMQK, from the coding sequence ATGAAATTTTTGGTGGTGGACGATTTTTCCACAATGCGGCGTATTGTGCGTAACTTGCTCAAGGAGCTTGGTTTCGTCAATGTGCAAGAGGCGGAAGATGGTGTCGATGCATTAAAAAAGTTACACAGTGAGAGTTTTAATTTTGTGGTGTCGGATTGGAATATGCCTAATATGACCGGCATTGATCTGCTTATAGCTATCCGTGCTGATCCAACGCTGAAACACTTGCCGGTATTGATGGTGACCGCTGAAGCCAAGCGCGAAAACATTATTGCGGCAGCACAGGCAGGTGCCAGCGGTTATGTTGTTAAGCCGTTTACTGCCGCCACACTAGATGAAAAACTAAAGAAAATTTTCCTGACTATGCAAAAGTGA
- a CDS encoding chemotaxis protein, producing the protein MSIAEYQSQAENTSLSQSTGSLFDTVDARTSLAGSNKMEILLFSLGTPETFGINVFKVKEVCRAMAITKTPNMPAGVDGIVSLRGHILPVLTLARFMGLDGTMSNDQSTMMVAEYSRHILGFLVHDVDRIIRVDWNKVRPADDMFSGNKDMITAITELPDGKLVSILDVEQVLASAFGEDVVGSVDKIENGHELCIFFVDDSAVARKKITEVLDKMGVKNLQANNGLEGWERLKGLADTAQSSGTNLHDQIQVVLVDAEMPVMDGYVLTQHIKADRRFDGIPVVMHSSLSSDANRDMGKRVGVDYYVPKFDVAVLSNTLRPLLV; encoded by the coding sequence ATGTCGATTGCCGAATATCAATCACAAGCAGAGAACACTTCTCTGTCGCAGAGCACGGGTAGCCTGTTCGATACTGTGGATGCCAGAACCAGTTTGGCTGGTTCTAATAAGATGGAGATACTGCTGTTTTCGTTGGGTACTCCGGAAACGTTTGGTATCAATGTATTCAAAGTCAAGGAAGTATGCCGTGCGATGGCGATCACCAAGACACCCAATATGCCAGCGGGTGTGGACGGTATTGTGTCATTACGTGGACACATTCTTCCCGTATTGACCTTGGCTAGATTCATGGGGCTTGATGGAACAATGTCGAACGACCAAAGCACCATGATGGTGGCGGAATATAGCCGTCATATTCTTGGTTTTCTAGTGCATGACGTAGATCGCATTATTAGAGTTGACTGGAATAAAGTCCGCCCGGCAGATGACATGTTTTCCGGCAACAAGGACATGATTACTGCGATCACTGAGCTGCCGGATGGCAAGCTCGTTTCGATACTGGATGTCGAGCAAGTTCTTGCCAGCGCATTTGGTGAAGATGTGGTGGGCAGCGTGGATAAGATCGAAAATGGCCATGAATTATGTATCTTTTTCGTGGATGACTCTGCAGTAGCACGTAAGAAAATAACCGAAGTCCTGGATAAGATGGGTGTCAAAAATTTGCAGGCGAATAACGGGCTGGAAGGATGGGAACGCTTGAAGGGGTTGGCAGATACCGCGCAGAGCAGTGGTACAAATCTGCATGATCAGATTCAAGTGGTGCTCGTAGATGCGGAAATGCCGGTGATGGATGGTTACGTGCTGACGCAACATATCAAGGCTGACAGGCGTTTTGATGGTATTCCGGTGGTTATGCATTCGTCTTTATCATCTGATGCCAACCGCGATATGGGAAAGCGGGTTGGAGTGGATTATTACGTGCCCAAGTTTGATGTGGCGGTATTGAGCAATACATTGCGGCCTTTGCTGGTTTGA
- the cheZ gene encoding protein phosphatase CheZ: MTKKAVAGDSDDLEALFDSIVSASDGGEEETAVATSSSANRGLTQSGDESSPSDSVVNKLGQMTRKFHDTLHELGYGKDLEKVASFIPDARDRLSYVVTMTEKAAERVLNATEAAQPIVAKIEVDSQRLAREWQMLFDKQLDTEQFKNLVTQTHAFLIEIPKQTKVTNAYLTEIMMAQDFQDLTGQVIKKIVDVTQKMEKQLVELLVESSPPIANSDMHAGLLNGPVINSSGRTDVVTNQNQVDDLLESMGF; this comes from the coding sequence ATGACTAAGAAAGCAGTTGCAGGAGATTCAGATGATTTGGAAGCGTTGTTTGACAGTATTGTCTCGGCGAGTGATGGTGGAGAGGAAGAGACTGCCGTCGCCACATCGTCTTCGGCTAATAGGGGATTGACCCAAAGTGGTGATGAGAGTAGCCCATCGGACAGCGTGGTAAACAAGCTTGGGCAAATGACGCGCAAGTTTCATGACACTCTGCATGAACTTGGTTACGGCAAAGATCTTGAGAAAGTCGCATCTTTTATTCCTGATGCTCGCGACCGTTTGAGCTATGTCGTTACCATGACAGAAAAAGCTGCTGAACGAGTGCTGAATGCTACTGAGGCTGCACAACCCATTGTGGCAAAGATTGAAGTCGATTCCCAACGGTTGGCGCGGGAATGGCAGATGCTTTTTGATAAACAACTCGATACTGAGCAGTTCAAGAATTTGGTCACGCAAACCCATGCTTTTTTGATTGAAATTCCGAAACAGACCAAGGTTACCAATGCTTACCTGACGGAAATCATGATGGCACAAGACTTTCAGGACTTGACTGGACAGGTCATCAAAAAAATTGTGGATGTAACACAGAAAATGGAAAAGCAGCTGGTGGAGTTACTGGTTGAGAGCTCTCCCCCTATCGCTAACTCAGATATGCATGCCGGGCTACTGAATGGCCCGGTGATAAATTCGTCAGGACGCACCGACGTGGTGACCAATCAGAATCAAGTAGATGACTTGCTTGAAAGCATGGGGTTCTAA